One Bacillus sp. 2205SS5-2 genomic region harbors:
- the liaF gene encoding cell wall-active antibiotics response protein LiaF — MKKKSRKHGFFLLLLLVVGVVLLLLNIGVISFGLEEIFKGGLPYFITFIGVYLFLNAFRQRSSTKLFIGMVLSTYGGLLLLDLYELMTFSYAHWLKLWPLLIIFIAVKGIFFSQKKDDFQYSPHKKNINIVIDTNEKSSDIYKMKSKKIRENHHNGFIGDLKYNEDNWSLEPMSLSHFIGDVFVDFGKAYIPDGETPIEVKSWIGDIKILIPEDIGVEVFAKVNLGDIKLLHLKSSDVKPKIHYRSPNYDEAVKKIQLTLQLNIGSIRVDKV; from the coding sequence ATGAAAAAGAAATCAAGAAAACATGGTTTTTTTTTACTTCTACTATTAGTAGTAGGAGTAGTGCTATTACTATTGAATATTGGTGTCATTTCTTTTGGACTAGAAGAAATATTTAAGGGGGGACTTCCATATTTCATCACCTTCATAGGCGTCTACCTTTTTCTTAATGCATTTAGGCAGCGGTCATCTACTAAACTCTTCATTGGAATGGTATTAAGTACTTACGGTGGTTTGCTTCTTTTGGATTTGTATGAGCTCATGACATTTTCTTATGCGCATTGGCTCAAATTATGGCCATTATTAATCATTTTCATTGCTGTTAAAGGTATATTTTTCAGTCAAAAAAAGGATGATTTTCAATATAGTCCTCATAAAAAAAACATAAATATTGTGATTGATACAAATGAAAAATCGTCGGATATTTACAAAATGAAATCCAAAAAAATTCGAGAAAATCACCACAATGGCTTTATAGGGGATTTGAAATATAATGAAGATAATTGGTCATTAGAACCGATGTCACTTTCTCATTTTATTGGTGATGTATTTGTTGATTTTGGTAAGGCTTATATCCCTGATGGAGAAACACCGATTGAAGTGAAAAGTTGGATAGGAGATATCAAAATATTAATCCCAGAAGATATTGGAGTAGAAGTGTTCGCTAAAGTAAATCTGGGAGATATTAAACTACTGCATTTGAAATCTTCTGATGTGAAACCGAAAATTCATTATCGCTCTCCTAATTATGATGAGGCAGTAAAAAAAATTCAACTGACATTACAATTAAACATCGGATCCATCCGAGTGGATAAAGTGTAG